The following proteins come from a genomic window of Mycolicibacterium rufum:
- the hsaB gene encoding 3-hydroxy-9,10-secoandrosta-1,3,5(10)-triene-9,17-dione monooxygenase reductase subunit → MSAAPIDPRTFRSVLGQFCTGITVITTISDETPVGFACQSFAALSLDPPLVLFCPTKVSRSWQAIEASGRFCVNVLHENQKDVSARFGSREPDKFAGIDWSLSALGSPIISGTLAHIDCTVASVHDGGDHFVVFGAVHSLSDVPKKKPRPLLFYQGQYTGIEPDKTSPADWRNDLEAFLTATTDDTWL, encoded by the coding sequence GTGTCCGCCGCACCCATCGATCCGCGCACATTCCGCTCTGTGCTCGGCCAGTTCTGCACGGGCATCACGGTGATCACCACGATCTCCGACGAGACCCCGGTGGGCTTCGCCTGTCAGTCGTTCGCCGCGCTGTCGCTGGACCCGCCGCTGGTGCTGTTCTGCCCGACCAAGGTCAGCCGATCCTGGCAGGCGATCGAGGCGAGCGGCCGGTTCTGCGTCAACGTCCTACACGAGAACCAGAAGGACGTCTCGGCGCGCTTCGGTTCCCGGGAACCGGACAAGTTCGCCGGCATCGACTGGTCGCTGTCGGCGCTCGGGTCGCCGATCATCAGCGGCACGCTGGCGCACATCGATTGCACGGTCGCGTCGGTGCACGACGGTGGTGACCACTTCGTGGTGTTCGGTGCGGTGCACTCGCTGTCGGACGTGCCGAAGAAGAAGCCGCGGCCGCTGTTGTTCTATCAGGGGCAGTACACGGGCATCGAGCCGGACAAGACCAGTCCGGCCGACTGGCGCAACGACCTCGAGGCGTTCCTCACCGCGACCACGGACGACACCTGGCTCTAG
- a CDS encoding acyl-CoA dehydrogenase, whose translation MSATITDEQAEARDLVRSWAAGSGSVDAVRDVEHGTADAWRGPYAALADLGLFGVALPEEHGGADGTVADLCAMLEEAAAALVPGPVATTALATLVLGDAHPGWLGELVSGQRTAGVALTADLTVADGVVSGTVPAVLGATAEGLLLLPGGDGWVLVDASASGVTVEPRKATDFSRPLARVVLDRAPAVPVSISADRVTDLAATLAAAEAAGVARWLLQTATEYAKVREQFGKPIGSFQAIKHMCAEMLLRSEQAAVAAADAARAAGETDGAQLSIAAALAASVGIEAAKANAKDCIQVLGGIGITWEHDAHLYLRRAYGLGQFLGGRSHWLRRVAALTQQGVRRELRIDLASVTDLRPEIASAVADVAAAPADRRQAVLAETGLLAPHWPRPHGRAAGPAEQLLIDQELAAAGITRPDLVIGWWAVPTILEHGSAEQIEQFVPATLRGDLMWCQLFSEPGAGSDLAALRTKAVRAEGGWKLTGQKVWTSAAQKAHWGVCLARTDPDAPKHKGITYFLIDMKSPGIVIRPLREITGDELFNEVFFDDVFVPDEMVVGGVNDGWKLARTTLANERVAMAQGTALGNPMEELLRVVSESDVDDAQRDRLGELIVTAQVGSLLDQRIAQLAVGGRDPGPQASARKLIGVRYRQALAEFRMELSEGAGAVENQQVHDFLNTRCLTIAGGTEQILLTMAGERLLGLPR comes from the coding sequence GTGTCCGCGACCATCACCGACGAGCAGGCCGAAGCGCGCGACCTGGTCCGCAGCTGGGCGGCGGGGTCGGGGTCCGTCGACGCGGTCCGCGACGTCGAGCACGGCACCGCCGATGCGTGGCGTGGGCCCTACGCCGCGCTCGCCGACCTGGGGTTGTTCGGGGTCGCGCTGCCCGAGGAGCACGGCGGTGCCGACGGCACCGTCGCCGACCTGTGCGCGATGCTCGAGGAGGCCGCGGCTGCCCTGGTGCCCGGCCCGGTCGCGACGACGGCCCTGGCCACGCTGGTGCTCGGGGACGCGCACCCCGGGTGGCTCGGCGAGCTGGTGTCGGGGCAGCGCACCGCAGGTGTGGCGCTGACCGCCGACCTCACCGTCGCCGACGGCGTGGTGTCCGGCACCGTGCCTGCCGTTCTCGGCGCCACCGCGGAGGGTCTGCTGCTGCTGCCGGGCGGAGACGGGTGGGTCCTGGTCGACGCGTCGGCATCCGGAGTGACGGTCGAACCGCGCAAGGCCACCGACTTCTCCCGCCCGTTGGCGCGGGTGGTGCTCGACCGCGCTCCCGCCGTGCCGGTGTCGATATCGGCCGATCGGGTGACCGATCTCGCGGCGACGCTGGCCGCGGCCGAGGCCGCCGGGGTGGCGCGCTGGCTGCTGCAGACCGCCACGGAGTACGCCAAGGTGCGGGAGCAGTTCGGCAAGCCGATCGGCAGTTTCCAGGCCATCAAGCACATGTGCGCGGAGATGCTGCTGCGCTCCGAGCAAGCGGCGGTGGCCGCCGCCGACGCGGCCCGCGCCGCCGGCGAAACCGATGGTGCCCAGCTGTCGATCGCCGCCGCGCTGGCCGCCTCGGTGGGCATCGAGGCGGCCAAGGCCAACGCCAAGGACTGCATCCAGGTGCTCGGCGGCATCGGCATCACCTGGGAGCACGACGCCCACCTGTACCTGCGGCGGGCCTACGGTCTGGGCCAGTTCCTCGGCGGCCGCTCGCACTGGCTGCGCCGGGTGGCCGCGCTGACCCAGCAGGGTGTGCGTCGCGAGCTGCGCATCGACCTCGCCTCGGTGACCGACCTGCGGCCCGAGATCGCTTCCGCGGTGGCCGATGTCGCGGCCGCGCCTGCTGACCGGCGGCAGGCCGTGCTGGCCGAGACGGGCCTGCTGGCGCCGCACTGGCCGCGGCCGCACGGGCGCGCGGCCGGCCCCGCCGAGCAGCTGCTGATCGATCAGGAATTGGCCGCGGCCGGCATCACCCGGCCTGATCTGGTGATCGGGTGGTGGGCGGTGCCGACGATCCTCGAGCATGGCAGCGCCGAGCAGATCGAGCAGTTCGTGCCGGCGACGCTGCGCGGCGACCTGATGTGGTGCCAGCTGTTCAGCGAGCCCGGCGCCGGCTCGGATCTCGCGGCGCTGCGCACCAAAGCCGTTCGCGCCGAGGGCGGTTGGAAACTCACCGGGCAGAAGGTGTGGACCTCGGCGGCGCAGAAGGCGCACTGGGGGGTGTGCCTGGCGAGGACCGACCCCGACGCGCCGAAGCACAAGGGCATCACGTACTTCCTCATCGACATGAAGAGCCCGGGCATCGTCATCCGGCCGCTGCGCGAGATCACCGGCGACGAACTGTTCAACGAGGTGTTTTTCGACGACGTCTTCGTGCCCGACGAGATGGTGGTCGGCGGCGTGAACGACGGGTGGAAGCTGGCGCGCACCACACTGGCCAACGAGCGGGTCGCGATGGCGCAGGGCACCGCGTTGGGCAACCCGATGGAGGAGTTGTTGCGCGTGGTGTCCGAGTCGGACGTCGATGACGCGCAACGGGATCGGCTGGGCGAGCTGATCGTCACCGCGCAGGTGGGTTCGCTGCTCGATCAGCGCATCGCGCAGCTCGCGGTGGGCGGCCGGGATCCCGGGCCGCAGGCCAGCGCCCGCAAGCTGATCGGTGTGCGCTACCGGCAGGCGCTCGCGGAGTTCCGGATGGAGCTCTCCGAGGGTGCCGGCGCGGTGGAGAACCAGCAGGTGCACGACTTCCTCAACACCCGCTGCCTGACGATCGCCGGTGGCACCGAGCAGATCCTGTTGACGATGGCGGGGGAGCGGTTGCTCGGCCTGCCGCGTTAA
- the hsaA gene encoding 3-hydroxy-9,10-secoandrosta-1,3,5(10)-triene-9,17-dione monooxygenase oxygenase subunit, with product MTSIEQRDVQSVLAGIDDLLPRIAKRAAAAEELRRLPDDTVAELDEVGFFKLLQPEQWGGLQCDPTVFYEAVRRIATACGSTGWVSSIIGVHNWHLALFDQQAQEDVWGDDPTVRVSSSYAPMGAGTVVDGGYLVSGAWQWSSGCDHATWAFLGGPVIKDGRPVDFGSFLIPREDYRIDDVWNVVGLKATGSNTVVVKDVFVPRHRFLSYKAMNDGTAGGYQTNSAPVYKMPWGTMHPTTISAPIMGMAYGAYDAHVEHQGKRVRAAFAGEKSKEDPFAKIRIAEAASDIDAGWRQLIGNVGEEYRLLEAGQEIPFSLRARARRDQVRATARAIASIDLLFEASGATALNLDQPVQRFWRDAHAGRVHAANEPERAYLIFGNDAFGLPPQDTMV from the coding sequence GTGACGTCCATTGAACAGCGCGACGTGCAGTCGGTTCTAGCCGGTATCGACGATCTGCTTCCGCGGATCGCCAAACGGGCCGCCGCCGCCGAGGAACTGCGGCGCCTCCCCGACGACACCGTGGCCGAACTCGACGAGGTCGGCTTCTTCAAGCTGCTGCAACCCGAGCAGTGGGGCGGCCTGCAGTGCGATCCGACGGTCTTCTACGAAGCTGTCCGCCGCATCGCCACCGCGTGTGGTTCGACGGGCTGGGTGTCCTCGATCATCGGCGTGCACAACTGGCATCTCGCGCTGTTCGATCAGCAGGCCCAGGAGGATGTGTGGGGCGACGATCCCACCGTCCGGGTGTCGTCGTCGTATGCGCCGATGGGCGCGGGCACGGTCGTCGACGGCGGCTATCTGGTCAGCGGTGCCTGGCAGTGGTCGTCGGGCTGCGACCACGCCACGTGGGCGTTCTTGGGCGGTCCGGTGATCAAGGACGGCCGGCCGGTCGACTTCGGCAGCTTCCTGATCCCGCGCGAGGACTACCGCATCGACGACGTGTGGAATGTGGTGGGACTCAAGGCCACCGGCAGCAACACCGTCGTCGTCAAGGACGTGTTCGTGCCCCGGCACCGGTTCCTGTCGTACAAGGCGATGAACGACGGCACCGCCGGGGGTTACCAGACCAACTCCGCGCCGGTGTACAAGATGCCCTGGGGCACCATGCATCCGACGACCATCAGCGCGCCGATCATGGGCATGGCCTACGGCGCCTACGACGCCCACGTCGAGCACCAGGGCAAGCGGGTGCGTGCCGCGTTCGCCGGCGAGAAGTCCAAGGAGGACCCGTTCGCCAAGATCCGGATCGCCGAGGCGGCCAGTGACATCGACGCCGGCTGGCGTCAGCTGATCGGCAATGTCGGCGAGGAGTACCGGCTGCTCGAGGCCGGTCAGGAGATCCCGTTCTCGTTGCGCGCCCGTGCCCGTCGCGATCAGGTGCGTGCCACCGCCCGCGCCATCGCGTCCATCGACCTGCTGTTCGAGGCGTCGGGCGCCACCGCGCTGAACCTCGACCAGCCGGTGCAGCGGTTCTGGCGGGACGCGCACGCCGGCCGGGTGCACGCGGCCAACGAGCCCGAGCGCGCCTACCTGATCTTCGGCAACGACGCGTTCGGCCTCCCGCCCCAGGACACGATGGTCTAG
- the otsB gene encoding trehalose-phosphatase produces the protein MLPQELSTALEAAARVPRLLVTSDFDGTLSPIVDHPGDARPLPEAGRALVELAALPATEVALISGRALRDLRVLSSMPDAVHLVGSHGAEFDSGFSHDIDTELLTAITETLTAIAADRPGVTVETKPASVALHVRNASDADGQAALAAAWEAAAGWDAHATTGKAVLEFAVISTDKGEAIDILRAEHDASAVVFFGDDVTDEKAFRRLTPADVGVKVGPGDTAATHRVSSPDDVAAALRVLLTARAGA, from the coding sequence GTGCTGCCGCAGGAGCTGTCGACCGCCCTCGAGGCCGCGGCCCGGGTACCGCGGCTGCTGGTCACCTCCGATTTCGACGGCACGTTGTCCCCGATCGTCGACCATCCCGGCGACGCGCGGCCGCTGCCCGAGGCCGGCCGTGCCCTGGTCGAGCTGGCCGCGTTGCCGGCCACCGAGGTCGCGCTGATCTCCGGACGGGCGCTGCGGGACCTGCGGGTGCTGTCGTCGATGCCCGACGCGGTGCACCTGGTGGGCAGCCACGGCGCGGAGTTCGACTCCGGGTTCTCCCACGACATCGACACCGAGCTGCTGACCGCCATCACCGAGACGCTGACCGCGATCGCCGCCGACCGGCCCGGCGTCACGGTGGAGACCAAGCCCGCGAGCGTCGCCCTGCACGTGCGCAATGCGTCCGACGCAGACGGCCAGGCCGCGCTGGCCGCCGCCTGGGAGGCGGCCGCCGGGTGGGACGCACACGCCACGACGGGCAAGGCGGTGCTGGAGTTCGCGGTGATCTCCACCGACAAGGGAGAGGCGATCGACATCCTGCGCGCCGAACACGACGCCTCGGCGGTGGTGTTCTTCGGCGACGACGTGACCGACGAGAAGGCGTTCCGCAGGCTGACCCCCGCCGACGTCGGCGTGAAGGTCGGTCCCGGGGACACCGCGGCGACGCACCGGGTGTCCTCACCCGACGACGTCGCCGCCGCGCTGCGGGTCCTGCTGACCGCGCGCGCCGGGGCCTAG
- the kstR gene encoding cholesterol catabolism transcriptional regulator KstR has protein sequence MSGSSESSAGTSARAGAAGSDTRPRQVMNVAVLAESELGSEAQRERRKRILDATLAIASKGGYEAVQMRAVAERADVAVGTLYRYFPSKVHLLVSALGREFERIDAKTDRSVLAAGATPYQRLNIMVGKLNRAMQRNPLLTEAMTRAFVFADASAAGEVDYVGKLMDSMFARAMSDGEPTEDQYHIARVISDVWLSNLLAWLTRRASATDVSKRLDLAMRLLIGDGEQPKI, from the coding sequence ATGTCCGGGTCGTCTGAGTCGTCAGCAGGCACGTCGGCGCGCGCCGGCGCCGCCGGATCGGACACCCGTCCCCGGCAGGTGATGAACGTCGCGGTGCTGGCCGAATCCGAACTGGGCTCCGAGGCGCAGCGCGAACGCCGGAAACGGATCCTCGACGCCACGCTGGCGATCGCGTCCAAGGGCGGTTACGAGGCCGTGCAGATGCGCGCGGTGGCCGAACGCGCCGACGTCGCCGTCGGAACCCTCTACCGCTACTTCCCGTCGAAGGTGCACCTGCTGGTCTCGGCGCTGGGCCGGGAGTTCGAGCGCATCGACGCCAAGACCGACCGGTCCGTGCTGGCCGCCGGCGCCACGCCGTATCAGCGGCTCAACATCATGGTCGGCAAGCTGAACCGGGCCATGCAGCGCAACCCGCTGCTCACCGAGGCGATGACGCGGGCGTTCGTGTTCGCCGACGCGTCCGCCGCCGGTGAGGTCGACTACGTCGGCAAGCTGATGGACTCGATGTTCGCCCGCGCGATGAGCGACGGCGAACCCACCGAGGACCAATACCACATCGCCCGGGTGATCTCCGACGTGTGGCTGTCGAACCTGCTCGCGTGGCTGACCCGGCGGGCGTCGGCCACCGACGTGAGCAAGCGGCTGGACCTGGCGATGCGGCTGCTCATCGGCGACGGCGAGCAGCCTAAGATCTGA
- a CDS encoding LacI family DNA-binding transcriptional regulator, whose protein sequence is MSRTPTPRRRATLASLAAELKVSRTTVSNAYNRPDQLSAELRERVLSTAKRLGYPGPDPVARSLRTRRAGAVGLMITEPLNYSFSDPAALDFVAGLAESCEAVGQGLLLVAVGPNRSVSDGSAAVLAAGVDGFVIYSASDDDPYLPVVLQRHLPVVIVDQPKDVPGASRVCIDDRAAMRALAEYVLDLGHREIGLLTMRLGRDWPHGGPRPALADPDRVRTPDFHVQSERIAGVRDAMTAAGLDPDALTVVESYEHLPTSGGVGADVALEANPRITALMCTADVLALSAMDRLRARGVYVPGQMTVTGFDGVPEALSRGLTTVRQPSIEKGRRAGELLHSPPRSGLPVVEVLDTEVVRGRTSGPPA, encoded by the coding sequence ATGTCCAGGACCCCCACGCCGCGGCGGCGCGCGACCCTGGCTTCTCTGGCCGCCGAACTCAAGGTCTCGCGCACCACCGTCTCCAATGCCTACAACCGGCCGGATCAACTGTCCGCCGAACTCCGCGAGCGGGTGCTGTCCACCGCCAAGCGGCTCGGCTATCCCGGCCCCGACCCGGTGGCGCGCTCGCTGCGCACTCGCAGGGCCGGCGCGGTGGGCCTGATGATCACCGAACCCCTGAACTACTCGTTCAGCGATCCGGCCGCGCTGGATTTCGTCGCCGGGCTCGCCGAATCCTGCGAGGCCGTGGGTCAGGGGCTGCTGCTGGTCGCGGTCGGACCCAACCGGAGCGTGAGCGACGGATCTGCCGCGGTGCTGGCCGCCGGTGTCGACGGGTTCGTGATCTACTCCGCCTCCGACGACGACCCCTATCTGCCGGTGGTGCTGCAGCGGCACCTGCCCGTCGTGATCGTCGACCAGCCCAAGGACGTGCCCGGCGCGTCCCGGGTCTGCATCGACGACCGTGCCGCGATGCGCGCGCTCGCCGAGTACGTGCTCGACCTCGGGCACCGCGAGATCGGGCTGCTGACCATGCGGCTGGGCCGCGACTGGCCCCACGGCGGTCCCCGGCCCGCCCTGGCCGACCCCGACCGTGTCCGCACCCCGGACTTCCACGTGCAGAGCGAGCGCATCGCCGGCGTGCGCGACGCGATGACCGCCGCCGGTCTCGACCCGGACGCGCTGACCGTGGTGGAGAGCTACGAGCATCTGCCGACCTCCGGGGGCGTGGGCGCCGACGTGGCGCTGGAGGCCAACCCGCGGATCACCGCACTGATGTGCACGGCCGATGTGCTCGCGCTGTCCGCGATGGACCGGCTGCGCGCCCGCGGCGTCTATGTGCCCGGCCAGATGACGGTGACCGGGTTCGACGGGGTGCCCGAGGCGCTGTCGCGCGGGTTGACGACAGTGCGCCAGCCGAGTATCGAAAAGGGCCGTCGCGCAGGCGAACTGCTGCACAGCCCGCCGCGGTCGGGGCTGCCGGTGGTCGAGGTGCTCGACACCGAGGTGGTGCGGGGACGCACCTCGGGTCCGCCCGCCTAG
- a CDS encoding TetR/AcrR family transcriptional regulator, which produces MAPPVRTSRELWIDTGLELLATEGPGAVRVEVLAQRLGVTRGGFYRQFGSRAELVDAMLDAWERRSIDDVRQRVESEGGDAPRKARRAGMLTFAPALAPIDLAVREWARRDQAVAARLRRVDNRRMDYLRELIATTSGDAGDVEARAMLAFSLVIGDHLIAADRFVGGRSRVLRDATRLILG; this is translated from the coding sequence ATGGCGCCACCAGTACGGACTTCGCGAGAACTCTGGATCGACACCGGGCTGGAGCTGCTGGCCACCGAGGGGCCCGGCGCGGTGCGGGTGGAGGTGCTCGCCCAACGTCTCGGTGTGACGCGTGGCGGCTTCTACCGGCAGTTCGGTTCGCGCGCGGAACTGGTCGACGCGATGCTCGATGCCTGGGAGCGCCGCAGCATCGACGACGTCCGCCAACGCGTCGAGTCCGAGGGTGGGGACGCCCCGCGCAAGGCGCGTCGGGCGGGGATGCTCACCTTCGCCCCGGCCCTGGCGCCGATCGACCTCGCGGTGCGGGAGTGGGCGCGCCGGGACCAGGCGGTCGCCGCGCGGCTGCGCAGGGTCGACAACCGCAGGATGGACTATCTGCGGGAGCTGATCGCGACGACGTCCGGCGACGCCGGCGACGTGGAGGCCCGGGCGATGCTCGCGTTCTCCCTGGTGATCGGGGACCACCTGATCGCGGCCGACCGCTTCGTCGGCGGCCGGTCCCGGGTGCTGCGCGACGCCACCCGGTTGATCCTCGGCTGA
- the hsaD gene encoding 4,5:9,10-diseco-3-hydroxy-5,9,17-trioxoandrosta-1(10),2-diene-4-oate hydrolase: MTSFAAEAAQQQEITFESTSRYAQVAENMRLHYHEAGDPESPTVVLLHGGGPGASSWSNFSRNIGVLAKHFHVLAVDQPGYGHSDKHTEHEQYNRYSATALLGLFDHLGIERAALVGNSLGGGTAVRFALDNPKRAGRLVLMGPGGLSVNLFAPDPTEGVKLLGRFANDPTRENIEKFLRIMVFDQSLITPELVDERFRIASTPESLAATKAMGKSFAGADFELGMMWRDVYKLRQPVLLIWGREDRVNPLDGALVALKQIPRVQLHVFGQCGHWAQLEKFDEFNKLTIDFLGG; this comes from the coding sequence ATGACCTCGTTCGCCGCGGAAGCTGCTCAGCAGCAGGAGATCACGTTCGAGTCGACCTCGCGCTACGCGCAGGTCGCCGAGAACATGAGGCTGCACTACCACGAGGCCGGAGATCCGGAGTCGCCCACCGTCGTGCTGCTGCACGGTGGTGGTCCCGGCGCGTCGAGTTGGTCGAACTTCAGCCGCAACATCGGGGTGCTGGCGAAGCACTTCCATGTGCTGGCCGTCGATCAGCCCGGCTACGGGCACTCCGACAAGCACACCGAGCACGAGCAGTACAACCGATACAGCGCGACCGCGCTGCTGGGGCTGTTCGACCATCTGGGTATCGAACGTGCTGCGCTGGTGGGTAATTCGCTGGGTGGTGGCACCGCGGTGCGCTTCGCGCTGGACAATCCGAAGCGGGCGGGCCGGCTGGTGCTGATGGGCCCGGGCGGCCTGAGCGTGAACCTGTTCGCGCCGGACCCCACCGAGGGCGTCAAGTTGCTGGGCCGGTTCGCCAACGACCCCACCCGCGAGAACATCGAGAAGTTCCTGCGCATCATGGTGTTCGACCAGTCCCTGATCACGCCCGAGCTGGTCGACGAGCGGTTCCGCATCGCCAGCACCCCCGAGTCGCTGGCGGCCACCAAGGCGATGGGGAAGTCCTTCGCGGGAGCCGACTTCGAGCTCGGGATGATGTGGCGCGACGTGTACAAGCTGCGCCAGCCGGTGCTGTTGATCTGGGGGCGCGAGGACCGGGTGAACCCGCTCGACGGGGCGCTGGTGGCGCTCAAGCAGATTCCACGTGTGCAGCTGCACGTGTTCGGGCAGTGCGGGCACTGGGCGCAGCTGGAGAAGTTCGACGAGTTCAACAAGCTGACCATCGATTTCCTCGGAGGCTGA
- a CDS encoding ferredoxin--NADP reductase translates to MTDEPLGNHVLELEIAQVIDETADARSLVFTAPSDAPVPEDRLRYAPGQFLTLRVPSERTGAVARCYSLCSSPFTGDPMTVTVKRTADGYASNWLCDHAHPGMRMHVLAPSGTFVPRTLDTDFLLLAAGSGITPMMAILKSALAEGSGKITLVYANRDETSVIFAAGLRDLAAKYPDRLAVVHWLESVQGLPSAAALAELFAPYRDREAFLCGPAPFMAAAQEALTTCGAPAERVHIEVFKSLESDPFAAVVISDDDSDEGPATAVVTLDGATHEVSWPRRAKLLDVLLDKGLDAPFSCREGHCGACAVVKKSGEIEMEVNDVLEDQDLDEGLILACQAHPLSDSVEVTYDE, encoded by the coding sequence GTGACCGACGAGCCGTTGGGCAACCACGTGCTGGAACTGGAGATCGCCCAGGTGATCGACGAGACGGCCGACGCACGGTCGCTGGTGTTCACCGCGCCCTCCGACGCCCCCGTCCCCGAGGACCGACTGCGCTACGCGCCGGGCCAGTTCCTGACCCTGCGGGTGCCCAGCGAGCGGACCGGCGCGGTCGCCCGGTGCTACTCGCTGTGCAGCTCGCCGTTCACCGGCGACCCGATGACCGTCACCGTCAAGCGGACCGCCGACGGGTACGCCTCGAACTGGCTGTGCGACCACGCCCACCCCGGCATGCGCATGCACGTACTGGCGCCGTCGGGCACGTTCGTCCCCCGCACGCTCGACACCGACTTCCTGCTGCTGGCCGCGGGCAGCGGCATCACGCCGATGATGGCCATCCTCAAGTCGGCGCTGGCCGAGGGCAGCGGCAAGATCACGCTCGTCTACGCCAACCGCGACGAGACGTCGGTGATCTTCGCCGCCGGGCTGCGCGACCTGGCGGCCAAGTACCCCGACCGGCTGGCCGTGGTGCACTGGCTGGAATCGGTGCAGGGGCTGCCGAGCGCGGCGGCACTCGCCGAACTGTTCGCGCCCTACCGCGACCGCGAGGCCTTCCTCTGCGGTCCCGCACCGTTCATGGCGGCCGCGCAGGAGGCGCTCACCACCTGCGGCGCCCCCGCCGAGCGCGTGCACATCGAGGTGTTCAAGTCCCTCGAATCCGACCCCTTCGCCGCCGTCGTGATTTCCGACGACGACAGCGACGAGGGGCCGGCGACCGCGGTCGTGACGCTCGACGGCGCCACCCACGAGGTGTCCTGGCCGCGACGGGCGAAGTTGCTCGACGTGCTGCTGGACAAGGGACTCGACGCACCGTTCTCCTGCCGCGAGGGACACTGCGGCGCCTGCGCGGTGGTCAAGAAGTCCGGCGAGATCGAGATGGAGGTCAACGATGTGCTCGAAGACCAGGATCTCGACGAGGGCCTGATCCTCGCCTGCCAGGCCCACCCCCTCTCGGATTCGGTCGAAGTGACCTATGACGAGTGA
- the hsaC gene encoding iron-dependent extradiol dioxygenase HsaC, whose protein sequence is MSIRSLGYLRIESTDVGAWREYGLKVLGMVEGSGPAEGGLYLRMDEFPARLVIVPGEHDRLQVSGWETANAAGLQDIRQRLDVHGTPYKEATATELAERRVDEMIVFDDPSGNTLEVFHGVALEHRRVVSPYGHKFVTEEQGLGHVVLTTRDDVETLHFYRDVLGFSLRDSMKLPPQLVGRPADGAPAWLRFLGVNPRHHSLAFMPGETPSGIVHLMVEVENADDVGLCLDRALRRKVKMSATLGRHVNDKMLSFYMKTPGGFDIEFGCEGLEVDDHSWVARESTAVSLWGHDFSVGFK, encoded by the coding sequence GTGTCGATCCGTTCACTGGGGTACCTGCGCATCGAGAGCACCGACGTCGGCGCCTGGCGCGAGTACGGGCTCAAGGTGCTCGGCATGGTGGAGGGATCCGGCCCTGCCGAGGGCGGGCTGTATCTGCGCATGGACGAGTTCCCGGCCCGGTTGGTCATCGTTCCGGGTGAGCACGACCGGTTACAGGTCTCGGGCTGGGAGACCGCCAATGCCGCGGGCCTGCAGGACATCCGGCAGCGGCTGGACGTGCACGGCACGCCGTACAAGGAGGCCACCGCCACCGAACTCGCCGAGCGGCGCGTCGACGAGATGATCGTGTTCGACGACCCGTCGGGCAACACCCTCGAGGTGTTCCACGGCGTGGCGCTCGAGCACCGCCGCGTCGTCAGCCCCTATGGCCACAAGTTCGTCACCGAGGAGCAGGGGCTCGGTCACGTCGTGCTGACCACGCGTGACGACGTCGAGACGCTGCACTTCTACCGCGACGTGCTGGGCTTCAGCCTGCGCGACTCGATGAAGCTGCCACCGCAGCTGGTGGGGCGACCCGCCGACGGCGCGCCGGCCTGGTTGCGTTTCCTCGGGGTGAACCCGCGCCACCACAGCCTGGCGTTCATGCCGGGCGAGACCCCCAGCGGCATCGTGCATCTGATGGTCGAGGTGGAGAACGCCGACGACGTCGGGCTGTGCCTGGACCGTGCGCTGCGCCGCAAGGTCAAGATGTCGGCGACGCTGGGCCGGCACGTGAACGACAAGATGCTCTCGTTCTACATGAAGACCCCCGGCGGTTTCGACATCGAGTTCGGTTGTGAGGGCCTCGAAGTCGACGACCACAGCTGGGTGGCGCGGGAAAGCACCGCGGTCTCGCTGTGGGGCCACGACTTCAGCGTGGGCTTCAAGTAG